One region of Oryza sativa Japonica Group chromosome 5, ASM3414082v1 genomic DNA includes:
- the LOC4338243 gene encoding uncharacterized protein, with protein MAMMNRTRDLLMEGFEGLVREGSFTWGLPRRGASPVGDGDDPDSSSSSGKQASVSGLSPKANAVVSRCARVLGTSTDELRYDFDMQASDSIKQQINYARNFLEYCCLRALAQASQIAGYLSDKSFRRLNFDMMLAWEVPSSSSQLTVKVEVESTVSLEAFSRIAPAIPTITDVVTCSNLFDVLSSSSGGRLTFPVYDKYLTGLDRAIKKMKGQSESSLLSGQRSQRGERIVEIDGTLTTQPVLEHVRISTWPGRLTLTDHALYFEALRVVTYDKPKAYELAEDLKQSVKPELTGPWGSRLFDKAVMYKSATLTEPVILEFPELAGHFRRDYWLAIISEILCVHRFVRKFDISGIDKEETILKAVLSILRLQAIEELAIPVSNRFESLLMFNLCDKLPGGDVILETLAGSISLRRSAQVNQPGISSARHSMSPFTVLSNLGVVSPINKGERLFVGEIVVGEMSALQKVVTESMNNYKKVELAQATVDGVKVDGLDTNLAVMKELLSPVSELWRFLVLLASWDEPIKSMVFCFSSSYIIIRGWLVYFLVLVLLFSATFMFFTRLTSHVNPMMEVKVTSPPPMNTMEQLLAVQNAISKVEELVQDANIVLLKIRALLLASPSQATDKTILALVVMALSLAIVPTRLLVLMMFLEVFTNHSPPRRASTERWTRRLREWWFSIPAAPVVVEKDKEDKKTK; from the exons ATGGCGATGATGAACCGGACGCGGGATCTGCTGATGGAGGGGTTCGAGGGCCTCGTGCGGGAGGGCTCCTTCACCTGGGGCCTCCCCCGCCGCGGGGCTTCGCCGGTGGGCGACGGCGATGACCCCGACAGCTCGTCCTCCTCCGGCAAGCAGGCCTCCGTCTCCGGCCTCTCCCCCAAGGCCAACGCCGTCGTCTCTCGATGCGCCCG GGTACTTGGTACTTCCACGGATGAGCTTCGATATGACTTTGATATGCAAGCATCTGATTCCATAAAGCAGCAAATAAATTATGCAAGAAATTTTTTGGAATATTGTTGTTTGAGGGCACTTGCACAGGCCTCACAAATTGCAGGGTATCTTTCTGACAAAAGCTTTCGTCGCCTGAATTTTGATATGATGCTAGCTTGGGAGGTTCCCTCTTCTTCAAGCCAGCTCACTGTTAAG GTTGAAGTAGAGAGCACAGTCAGTTTAGAGGCTTTTTCAAGAATAGCACCTGCAATTCCAACAATCACTGATGTGGTAACATGTTCAAATCTATTTGATGTACTTTCATCATCAAGTGGAGGCCGGCTTACATTTCCAGTATATGATAAGTACCTTACAGGATTGGACAG AGCGATTAAGAAAATGAAAGGACAATCCGAGTCCTCGCTATTATCTGGCCAGCGGTCTCAGAGAGGAGAAAGGATTGTAGAAATAGATGGAACATTGACGACTCAACCAGTACTTGAACATGTTAGGATTTCGACATGGCCAG GAAGGTTAACACTTACTGATCATGCTCTTTACTTCGAAGCACTTCGGGTTGTGACCTATGATAAGCCTAAAGCTTATGAGCTTGCTGAAGATCTAAAGCAGTCTGTTAAACCTGAGCTGACTGGTCCATGGGGCTCACGGCTATTTGACAAAGCTGTTATGTATAAATCAGCAACTTT AACAGAACCAGTGATCTTAGAATTTCCAGAGTTGGCTGGCCACTTTCGTCGTGACTATTGGCTGGCCATTATATCAGAAATTCTTTGTGTCCACAGATTTGTTAGGAAGTTTGACATAAGTGGAATTGACAAAGAGGAAACAATTTTGAAAGCTGTACTAAGCATTCTGCGGCTACAAGCTATTGAAGAGTTAGCCATTCCAGTTTCTAATCGATTCGAGTCTCTTTTGATGTTTAATCTATGTGACAAACTTCCTGGAGGTGATGTAATACTTGAAACACTAGCTGGTTCTATATCATTGAGAAGATCAGCTCAAGTTAACCAACCTGGCATTAGCAGTGCAAGGCATTCAATGTCCCCATTTACTGTTCTGTCGAATCTTGGAGTGGTATCACCAATTAATAAGGGTGAGAGACTCTTTGTTGGCGAGATAGTTGTTGGGGAAATGAGTGCCTTGCAGAAGGTAGTTACTGAGTCAATGAACAACTATAAGAAGGTTGAATTGGCCCAAGCCACAGTTGATGGAGTCAAAGTTGATGGCCTAGATACAAACTTGGCAGTGATGAAG GAATTGCTATCTCCCGTAAGTGAGCTATGGAGGTTTTTGGTGTTGCTGGCATCTTGGGATGAGCCGATTAAGTCCATGGTATTTTGCTTTTCATCGTCTTATATCATTATCAG GGGGTGGTTAGTCTAttttcttgttttggtgctcttgTTTTCGGCAACTTTCATGTTCTTTACAAGACTAACTAGCCATGTAAATCCAATGATGGAGGTCAAAGTGACATCTCCACCTCCAATGAACACGATGGAGCAGCTCTTAGCTGTTCAAAATGCTATTTCCAAAGTTGAAGAGCTTGTTCAGGATGCAAATATTGTTCTTCTGAAGATTAGAGCTTTATTGTTGGCTTCTCCCTCCCAG GCCACTGATAAAACTATACTTGCGTTGGTAGTGATGGCTCTGAGCCTTGCAATCGTGCCCACAAGGTTGCTTGTCCTGATGATGTTTCTAGAGGTATTCACGAACCACTCCCCACCTAGGAGAGCAAGCACAGAAAGGTGGACCAGAAGGTTAAGAGAGTGGTGGTTCAGCATTCCTGCAGCTCCAGTAGTCGTGGAGAAGGATAAAGAagacaagaaaacaaaataa